DNA from Algisphaera agarilytica:
ATGATTCCCCCACGCACCCCGAGACCCGCGATGAACGACACGCCCGACCCACCTCAACCCCCCGGCGACGGCCCGCGGATCGTCGGCTACCACGAGTACGTCGACCTGCCCGCCTGGGGCATCAAACGCCTGCTCGCCAAGGCCGACACCGGTGCGCGATCGTCGGCTCTCGACGCCCGGAACATCCAGGAACTGCCCGGGGAGCGGGTGCGTTTCGAGGTTGCCCGTTCGCGTGACAACCGCCAAGACGCGGTTGCGGTGGAAGCACCCATCGTCCGCCGGGCTTCGGTACGGGACAGCCACGGCAACACGTCAGAGCGGCTGGTTGTCGAGGCGGAGATCAAGATCGGCGATCAGACCCTGAAACGCGAGGTCACTTTGGTGTCGCGTGAGCAGATGATCTGTCGCATGCTGCTGGGTCGGCAAGCGCTGTCCTCAGAATTTCTGGTCGACTCGTCCCGCCGGTTTGTTCAGAGCAGGCCGCCGCGCAAGCGCCGCTCGTCAGAAGCCCCGAACCCGACGGGGGATCAGCCATGAAGATTGTGGTGTTGTCGCGTAACCCCAAGGGCTACTCCGTCAAGCGATTTCGCGAGGCCGCCGAGGCGCGCGGCCATACGCTGCGTGTCCGTAGCACGCTGCGGTTTTCGATGTACGTCGAG
Protein-coding regions in this window:
- a CDS encoding ATP-dependent zinc protease family protein — its product is MNDTPDPPQPPGDGPRIVGYHEYVDLPAWGIKRLLAKADTGARSSALDARNIQELPGERVRFEVARSRDNRQDAVAVEAPIVRRASVRDSHGNTSERLVVEAEIKIGDQTLKREVTLVSREQMICRMLLGRQALSSEFLVDSSRRFVQSRPPRKRRSSEAPNPTGDQP